CTTCCTCGTCCTCAACCCCCTCTTCTTCAGCTTCTTCCTCCTCTTCGGCTTCCTCGTCCTCAACCTCCTCTTCTTCGGCTTCTTCCTCCTCTGCTTCCTCGTCCTCAGCCTCTTCTTCTTCGGCTTCTTCCTCCTCTTCGGTTTCTTCTTCTCCAGCCTCGGCCTCTTCCGTATCGTCTTCCGACGCGTCGTCGGCATCAGCTGTCGATTCCTCGTCGTTACCCTCCTCGGCCATCTCTGCCTGACCCCCGTCGGTCAGAACCCTGCGATCCGCTCGCGCCGCGTGCTCACCGTCGTGACGATGGCTCGAGTGATCCTCGACTGCCACGGGATCCGAACATTCCTCGGAACCATCATCTCCTAGACCCGTTGTCATTATATGCAAAACCCATGCGAGTGGGCGTTGTGGTAATTTCCCTTGCGTATGCGACTAGTGGCGGGAACGGCCGCTCAAGGCCGACTTCGGCCGGGAAAACGAGTGATGGTGAGCGGGTCTCGAACCGGTTATGGCAGCTCCCTTATTCGACCGGGGCCACGTGCAGGGCGTACTCGCCGCGGGTCTTGCCCTCGTCGTGGTAGGCCACGGGTTCCTCGATCGCCGCCAGCGTCCCATCGTCGACGGCGGCGGCGGTCGCAATTCCCGCGAGTCGGTCGACCCGTTGTGGTCCGGACTCGAGGTCGAACCGGCGAACGGCGTGGGTTTCGGGGTCACGAACGCGGAAGTTCTGCGCACAGGGTACGACGATCGTCTCGCCGTCAGCGGCGAGGCCGTGAACGAAGCCCCGGACCTCGTCGTCCCACGCCAACTCGCCGTCGGCGTCGAAGGTCGCGGTCCGGTGCTCGTTCGGGTGCCGGTTCTCCGTCTCGCGACTCTCGACGGCGTAGGTGTTTCCGGTTACGAACGTCACGCGCCCGTCTGCCGCGTACGCGTGGTTCGGGTAGGCGTACAGCGTCTCGCCGTCGATCTCGGTTTCGACCGCCAGATCGACGCGCCAGCGCTCGGCGCCGCCGGGACCGAGCAGATAGCCCCGTTTATCGCCGTGGCTCGAGACCGCGATCGAATCGCCGTCGACGGAAACGTCGCCGACGCGCCGATCGCCCTCGGTGCCGGGGTCCCAGGTCCATGCGAGGTCGCCCGACGCTGTTTCGAGGACGACGAGTCCGACGTCGTGATCGCCCATACAGCGGTTGTAGCCGACCGCCAGTCGCTCGCCGTCGGCGTCGAGGTCGATCGCGATCGGGGAGGCGTCGGTCTCGTACGTCCAGCGCACCGTTCCGTCGGGATCGAACGCGTAGACGGTGCTGTGCCACTGCTGCGTCTCGCCGTCGCGCTCGTACCGTCGCGCGGCGGCGTAGAGGCACTCGTTGCCGTCGGCGTCGGTGCCGCTCTCGAGGGCGACCACGTACGGGAGGTAGAAGACGGTGTCCTTGACGGCCTCGCCGAGGTCGTCGACGGTGTCGTACCGCCAGCGTCGTTCGCCGGTCGCGGCGTCGTAGGCTGCAATCGTGCCGGTCTCGCCGCGGCCGGCGACGATCACCGTCTCCGCAGTATCGCCGTCGCTCTTGGTCCCGCCACCCGACAGCGTCGCGATTCCGACCGCGTGGTCCGGATGGTCGGCCGTCCAGCGGGCCTCGAGCGAGTCCGAGTCGACCTCGCGGGCGGTGACGGTGCCGTCCCACTCGCCGGTGACGACGAGGTCGCCGCTCTCGGCGACGTGAACCGCGGATCGGGTCCACATGTGGCGGCTCCGGGCCGTCTCGATCTCGCCGAGTGGGACCGACCGGAACTCGCGGTCGCCGTCCCGGTCGGCTTCGCAGTCAGCATCAGCGGTTTCGGCCATCGTCAGTCCTCTACCGGGAAGGTCTCGTGGAGGGTGTCGTGAGCGTCCCCGAGGCCGTCGACGATACTCCCGCCCTGCGTGCGCAGTCGCTGGACCGCGCGCTCGGCGTCGCGAACCGCCAGCAGTCGTCCTCGCGTGTAGTCGTACTCGGGGTCGTCGTCATCCATCGCGGCGACCTCCTCCTCCAGATCCACGAGGGCCGCGTCGAGATGGCGTTCGACCTCGGCGAGGCTCTCGGCGTTCGCGAGCCCTTCGATCGGGCCTTCGAGGTGGCCCTCGAGTTCGTTCTCCGCGTGGTCGCGGGCGCTGTCGTCCCCGACGCCGAGGACGTTCATCAGTCCGAGTCGTAGTGCTTCGATTTCGTAGCAGCTCATGAGTGTGTGTAGTGACTGTTCGGAGTCGTGTTTTTCGTCTCGAGTGCGTCGGTGCACGTCGGTCGGTTCAGTCCGTTACAGCGTCTGATCGACGAGGTCGCTGACGATGCGATCCCGATCGAGGTGGTCGCCGACGATCCGTTCGGCGTCCCCGCTATCGACGTCACCGTACCAGATCCCGTCCGGGTAGACGGCGACCATCGGTCCGTCGCCGCAGCGTCCCAGACACGAGGAGCGCGTGATCCGCGCGTCGCAGTGGTCGGAATCCCGCACCTCCTGTCGGAGTCGCTCGAGGACCGACGGCGAGCCCATCTCGGCGCAGGTCTGGTTCATGCAGACCGCGACGTGCTTTTCGGGCGCGTCGTGGCTGTGGGGTTCGTCGTCGACGTCTTCGCGGTCAGCGTGGGCCTCCTGATGGGCCAGCGCACGCAGCATGGCTCGGGCGCCGCCGACGTCCTCCTCGTAGCCCTCGAGGTCGACCTTGTACTTGCACGTGTCACAGGACATCTCGACGCTTCCCGACCTAGCCTCCTGCCAGCGGTCGGCGAAGACGTCCAGCAACCGGGAGTCGGTGCCGAGCGGGTCGCCGGCCAGCGCCTCGACGTAGGGGTAGTCGTCGTCGAAGTCGGCCGTCCAGTCGCGCACGCGCTGGGTCAGCACGCCGTCACCGAGCATGTACGGCAGGACGACGACCGCGTCGGGCCGGTGCTTCGAGAGCCCGTGGAGGGTGTCCTCGAGCGTCGGTTCGGTGACACCGATGAAGGTCGCCTCGACGCGATCGAATTCGCGGCCCTCGTAGAGCAGGCGGGCCAGCTTGTGCACGTCGCCGTTGGCGTCCGGATCGCTCGAGCCGCGGCCACAGAGGACGACGGCGACGTCGTCTTCCGCGCGATCGACGCCCAGTTCGGCCTCGACTTCGGTGGCGCGGTCGTCGAGTAGGTCCAAGATCGCGGGATGGATGCCCAGGTGGGCGCCGTTGTTGATCTCGAGGTCGTGTTCGGCCCGGGCCTGCTCGAGCGCCAGCGGCACGTCGTTCTTGACGTGGCTCGCGGCGAACAGCGAGCAGTGGACGATGGTTACCTGCGACGTGACGGGCGCGAGTTGCGCGAGCGCCTCGTCGATCGCCGGCTCCGCGAGTTCGAGGAACGCGGCGTCGACTGGGATGCCGAGTCGGGACTCGAGGCCGGCGGCGAGGTCCCGAACCTGTTCGTTGGACTTCTCCCGGCGGGAGCCATGGCCCACCAGCAGGAGCGCCTCGTCGTCGAACGCGGCCGTCGTCGCGGGCGTGGTCTCGTCGGATTTGCTCATCTTGGGAGTTCGGAATCGGGATCTGTCGGTCGGTTACTCGTCGTACGCCGTCGCCTGCTCGAGGCTCCGCTCGAGTTTGCGGCGGCGACTCGGCGCGAAGAGGCCGGTCGCCTCGCAGCCCTCGTAGAGCCACGTGCCGAAGTCGGGTGCGGCGTCGTCGTCGACGCCGAACCAGTAGCCGCCCGACGAGGTCTCGGAGAGTTCGTCGTACGGGGCCTCGACCGGACTCTCGTCGATCAGGTCCTGTACGAGCTCGAGCAGTTCCGCGTCGTCGTGGACGAACGAGATGCCGACGGTGCCGCTCGAGGACTTGAAGCAGACGGTGCCACAGCCCTCGAGCAGCCCTCGGAGGAGCTCTCGATCGTGGCTCGAGAACGCGCCGAAGCGGTAGTTGCCGCGGCCGTCGACGGGGAGCCCGAGCGCGCCGCTGCGGCCCAGAAGACCCGAGTCGTCGGTCCCGTCGTCGGCCCCGATCGAGAGTGTGTACTCGTCCTCCGTGCGCGTGATCGACGTATCGTGAGCGTAGTCTCGAGTCGTCGTCTCGTGCTCGAGGTCGCCGCCCGCGACGGCCGCGAGCACCTGTGCGGACTCCTCGTCGTTGGTGACGACCTCGATACCGCTATCCGAGACGTCGCCGCTGCCGGCGACGTGGCCCCAGAAGTACGCCGTTGCTGGGTGGCCCGCAAGCGGATCCGACGGAACCGCGATCTCGAGCGGCGTTTCGTCTCCGTCGTCGGCTTTCGGTTCGGTCTCGCTCATTCGCCCACCTCCTCGACGACGATGGCGTCCGTCGGACAGGCCGCCGCGGCCTGCTGGGCCTCGTCGATTCGATCGTCGTCGAACGTCGCGACGACCCGTTCGGCGGTATCGGCGACCTCTCCCTCGCAGTCGTAGACCGGATCCGCGTTGGGATCGATCGTCGCGAGGCCGTCCCCGCCCTCGACGAACCGCGGATCGCGAGTCAGGCAGGCGAAGATGCCGTCACAGGCGTCCTTCTCGATGGTGACTTCGTATCGTGGCATGCTGGTCCTCAGTAGTCGTACTTCGTCTCGTAGCCCCGGGGCGTGACCATCCGGTCATCCCAGACGTAGGTGTCCTCGGTGCCGACGACGATCGTCGTCGTCATGTCGATGATTTCGCTCTCGCCGAGGTCCTCGAGTTCGGCGAGTTCGGTGATCATCACCTGCTCGTCTTCGCGGCCGGCGCCGTGGACGATGCCGACGGGCGTGTCGGGGTCCCGATGCGTGAGGAGAATCTCGCAGGCCTTCTGGAAGTTCTCCCGGCGCTTGCGACTCCACGGGTTGTAGATCGTGATCGTGAAGTTCTCGCTGGCGACGGAGTGCAGTCGGGATTCGATCTCCGGCATCGGGACGAGATGGTCCGATAATGAGACCGAGACGGTGTCGTTCACCAGCGGCGCGCCCAGTCGGGCCGCACAGGACTGCGCTGCGGGGACCCCCGGAACCACGTCGAAGTCGACCATCGAGGCCGTCGCGCCCTTGGACTCTAAGATCTCGAGGGCCAGCCCCGCCAGCGCGTAGACGTTGGGGTCGCCGCTGCCGACGATGGCGACGTCGTTGCCCGCCAGCGCGCGGTCGATCGACTCCTCAGTGCGGGAAACCTCGCCGCACATCGGTGTGTCGTAGATCTCGTCGGCTTCCTCGGTGATCTCGTCCGGAATGAGTTCGATGTAGGTCGTGTAGCCGACGATGTGGTCGGCCTCGAGCAGCGCCGTCTTGGCGCGCTCGGTCATCCCCTCCGGATGACCGGGACCGAGGCCAACGGCGATCAGCTGGCCGGGCTCGGCGTCGAAGTCCTCGATCGTCGCGCCGACCTCCTTCTCGTTGCTGCCCGAGTCGTCGGAGCCCGAGGCCCCGCACGAACTCGAGGACGAGGAATCGGAGCTCGAGGAGGCGCCGCATTTGGAACTGCTCGAGTCGTCCGTCTCGTTCGAGGAAGCGCCGCACTTCGATTCTGAGGACGAGGTCTCGGCCTCCGTGTCGGTGCTCGAGGCGCCGCACTTGGACGTCGATTCGTCGTCAGCGTCTGCGTTGGTGTCCGTACTCATTGGTGTGTAGTATCTCTCTTTCAGAAGTCGTCGACGTCACGCCCGCCGCGCGGGGTGACGAGGTACGTTCGGTCGTCGTTGCGCCAGGTCTCGGTCTCGTGGTTGCCGATGATCAGCGAAGTGCCCATGCCGGAGACCTTGTCGTCATGGTCGGCGGCCTCGCCGAGGGTCGTGATGAACTGGCTCTCGCCGTTCCGGCCGGCGTCAGCGCGGCCCGCGTCGTTGACGATTGCCACGCGAGCGTCGTCGGTCCGCTCCTCGCGGACGATCTCGACCGCCTTCTCGTAGTTGCGCCAGCAGTTGTAGAGGACGATCACGAAGTCGCTGATTGCCGCGGCGCGCAGTTTCTCCTCGATTTCGTCCCAGCCGCGCCACTTGTCCGACAGCGAGATCGTACAGAAATCGTTGCAAAGCGGCGCGCCGACGTTGGCCGCGCCGCCCAGCGCCGCCGTCATGCCGGGGACGATCTCGATCGGGACGTCCGTGGCGTCCTCTTCTTTCGCCATTGTGAAGACGAGGTCGGACTTGCCGTAGACCGACGGATCGCCGCCGGAGACGTGGGCGACGTCCTTCCCCTCGCGGACGTAGTCGAACGCCGCGCGGGCGAGTTCGATCTGGCGGCCCATCGTCGAGCGGACGATCTCCTGCTCGAAGCCGTCCTCTCGGGTCGCGATGCCGTCTTCGTCAGTCCGCTCCTCCGCGGGGATCGTGCCGTCATCGCGCAGGAACTCCTGGTAGAGGCTCGAGGCGATAACGACCTCCGAGGACTCGATGACCTCCTTGGCCCGCTTGGTCATGTGGTCGGGCAGGCCGGGGCCGATGCCGACGACGTAGAGGGTGCCGTGGTCGTCTGGGGTGCCGTCGCCGCTGGTAGCTGCGTCCTCGACGCTCATCGACCGATCGCCACCGTAACCTCGTTCTCGTAGCTGATCTTCTCTAAGACCAGTTCCTGCTCAGCCCCGCCGGCGATGGCGGAGGCCTCGGAGACGCCGGGCCAGCCGATCAACTCCTTGGACTTCGAGGGTGTCGGTCCCTCGTGTTCGAGCAGCGTCTCCTTGTCGAAGGCGACGACGCCCAAATCGAGTTCCTGCGCGGCCTCGAGCAGTCCCTCCTCGTCTTCCTTCCGCGTCGCGGTGCCGACGAACTCGACGTCCTCGAGTTCGTAGTCCGTTCGCTCGAGGGCTTCCTCCCAGGCCTCGAGGAACGCCTCCTTGTCGGCGCCGGAGACGCTGCCAGTGCCGAGGACGACGCCCTCGTCTTTGTTGCGCTTGAGGACGGTCACGTCGTCGCCGACGAGGACGGCCTTCGGTCCCTCGAGTCGCTCGACGGGGCCGAGGTTATCGTCCAGCACGGCGAGGTTGGTCTTCACCGTCGAGTCGCCGTTGACGACGTGGGTGTCCATCGCCTTCGCACGGGACTCGACGCCTTGCTTGCCCGCAGCCTCCGAGGCCGTGGTCATGGCCGGCACGGCGCCCATCGTCGCCAGATCCTGGGCGACCTGATTCGCCCCGTGGTGGCCGCCGGTGATCGGAATCGCCCACGTCAGTTCCTCGTCGACGACGCAAATCGCGGGATCGTCCCACTTGTCGTCGAGCAGGTGGGCCGTCTTCCGCATCGCGATCCCCGAAGCCATGAGGCCGATGAAGCAGTCGTACTCGCCCCAGTGCTCCTCGAAGACGTCGCCGTGGTACTCGATGATGTCGATCGTCTCGTAGCGATCGCCGATCTCCGATTTGATCTCCTCGGCGGTGTCCATCTTCCGGCCGAAGGAGATGATCGCGATCTCCTCGGCGACTTCGCCGTCCGAATCCGCCGTCGAACAGTGTCCGCCGCCGGAGTCCGATCCGCCGTCGTCGTTCGCGTTGTCAGCGTTGTCCGTACTCATAATTAATCGTCTCCTGCTTGCGTTTCCGATTCGTTCGCGTCGCTCGAGTCAGGGCCGCGGTTCGCCCAATCACCGTAGAGAAACGAGCGCTCGTAGCCCGCGCCGGTCACTGCGTCGCCGATGACGACCAGCGCCGAGGCCCGGTAGCCGGCCTCCTCGACCTTGTCCGCGATCGATCCGATATCGCCGACGATCACGTCCTCGTCCGGCCACGAGGCGTGGTAGATCACTGCGACCGGCGTCTCGGGGTCGTGATCACCCTCGAGCAGCCGATCCATCGTGTCCCGAACCGCGTGGGTCCCGAGGTAAATGCAGGTCGTCACGTCGCCCATCTCCACGAAGTCGGAGATGTGGTCCTCCTCGGGCGTCAGGGTCTTGCCCTGCGGCCGGGTGAAGGCGACGTGGTTCGACACTTCGTTGAGCGTCAACTGCGTCCGCAGCGTCGCGCTCGCGGCGAAGGCCGACGTGACGCCCGGCACGAAGTAGGTCGGTACGCCCTCGTGTTCCAGCGCGTCCATCTGCTCGAGCGCCGCGCCGTAGATGGCGGGGTCACCGCTGTGGAGCCGGACCACGTTGTCGCCGTTCTCGTAGGCGTCCCGCATCAGCGGGATAAGTTCCTCGAGGTCCTTGCCGACCGAATTCACCAACTCCGCGTGGCCGCAGTACTCGTCGAGGAGTTCGCTGTTGACAAGCGAGCCCGCATGGACCACGAGGTCGGCGTCCTCGAGCAGTTCCTTGCCCGCGACGGTCAGCAGTCGCGGGTTGCCGGGGCCGGCCCCAACGAAGGGGATCCCTTCCTGTTCGTCGCCGGCGCTATGCTCGAAGATCCTGTCGTCGAGTTCCTCGCGGCGGCGTTCGCCCTGCGAGTCGATCGCGTCCTGCGGGTCGTTCGGTGTGTCCTCAGTCATCGGTGGCCTCCACAGTCGCCGCCCTCACAGCCCTCGGCGTGCTCGAGGGCGACGACTTCCCCGCCGTCCGCGACGGGTTCGCCGCTCGAGTTGCCGTCGTTCGCAGTCGCGTCGTCCGCGTCGTCCTCCTCGAGGAACGCCGCCGTCGCCTGTTCGACCTCGAGGCTCTCCTTCTCGGCGTAGGCGAGCGTGTAGTAGTCGCGCTCGTCGATCTCTTCGGGGTCGTCGGTGACGATCGTCTCGCCCTGTTCCATGAACAGCCGGCGGCCGTAGGTCACGTCGTAGCCGGCCTCGACGAGCCCCTCGTGGGTCGCCGGCGCGTCAGTGACCTTGAACAGGATCATCCGGTCCGGACCCGTGGGGCTCGCGCCGCTCGCCGCTTCGCGCAGCGAGAGCCCGGCACCGGCCTCGATTTCGACCCCCATCGCGGTCGCGAAGGCCGTCACCGCGCTGACGCCGGGGACGATCTCCAACTCGACCTCGGTGTGGAAGGCATCGATCGTCCGGCGAAGGTGGCCGAACGTCGAGTAGACGTTCGGATCGCCCAGCGTGACGAAAGCGACGTCGCCGTCGCGTGCGTTCGGCGCGATCTCCGCCGCGGCCTCCTTCCACGCGGCCCGCAGTTTCTCCTCGTCCCTGGTCATCGGGAAGTCGAGGTCCCCGATCTTCGACTCGTCAACGTGTTTCAGCGCGACGGTTCGAGACAAGCGGCCCGGCGAGTAGACGACGTCAGCGTTCTCGAGAATCTCCTTCCCGCGGACGGTCACGAGGTCGGCCTCGCCGGGACCGAGTCCGACGCCGTACAGCGTCATCGAGTCACCTCGCCCCCGTCCGCTGCGACTTTCTCACCGTCGTCCGACTCCGAATCGGCCGTCGCGCTCCCGACCAGCATGTACACCGGGTTGTCCGAGTTGAAACTCGTCGCGCCGGCGAGTTCGTAGCCGT
Above is a genomic segment from Haloterrigena salifodinae containing:
- a CDS encoding outer membrane protein assembly factor BamB family protein, whose amino-acid sequence is MAETADADCEADRDGDREFRSVPLGEIETARSRHMWTRSAVHVAESGDLVVTGEWDGTVTAREVDSDSLEARWTADHPDHAVGIATLSGGGTKSDGDTAETVIVAGRGETGTIAAYDAATGERRWRYDTVDDLGEAVKDTVFYLPYVVALESGTDADGNECLYAAARRYERDGETQQWHSTVYAFDPDGTVRWTYETDASPIAIDLDADGERLAVGYNRCMGDHDVGLVVLETASGDLAWTWDPGTEGDRRVGDVSVDGDSIAVSSHGDKRGYLLGPGGAERWRVDLAVETEIDGETLYAYPNHAYAADGRVTFVTGNTYAVESRETENRHPNEHRTATFDADGELAWDDEVRGFVHGLAADGETIVVPCAQNFRVRDPETHAVRRFDLESGPQRVDRLAGIATAAAVDDGTLAAIEEPVAYHDEGKTRGEYALHVAPVE
- a CDS encoding DUF3209 family protein, with product MSCYEIEALRLGLMNVLGVGDDSARDHAENELEGHLEGPIEGLANAESLAEVERHLDAALVDLEEEVAAMDDDDPEYDYTRGRLLAVRDAERAVQRLRTQGGSIVDGLGDAHDTLHETFPVED
- a CDS encoding CbiX/SirB N-terminal domain-containing protein; this translates as MSKSDETTPATTAAFDDEALLLVGHGSRREKSNEQVRDLAAGLESRLGIPVDAAFLELAEPAIDEALAQLAPVTSQVTIVHCSLFAASHVKNDVPLALEQARAEHDLEINNGAHLGIHPAILDLLDDRATEVEAELGVDRAEDDVAVVLCGRGSSDPDANGDVHKLARLLYEGREFDRVEATFIGVTEPTLEDTLHGLSKHRPDAVVVLPYMLGDGVLTQRVRDWTADFDDDYPYVEALAGDPLGTDSRLLDVFADRWQEARSGSVEMSCDTCKYKVDLEGYEEDVGGARAMLRALAHQEAHADREDVDDEPHSHDAPEKHVAVCMNQTCAEMGSPSVLERLRQEVRDSDHCDARITRSSCLGRCGDGPMVAVYPDGIWYGDVDSGDAERIVGDHLDRDRIVSDLVDQTL
- a CDS encoding cobalamin biosynthesis protein, with product MSETEPKADDGDETPLEIAVPSDPLAGHPATAYFWGHVAGSGDVSDSGIEVVTNDEESAQVLAAVAGGDLEHETTTRDYAHDTSITRTEDEYTLSIGADDGTDDSGLLGRSGALGLPVDGRGNYRFGAFSSHDRELLRGLLEGCGTVCFKSSSGTVGISFVHDDAELLELVQDLIDESPVEAPYDELSETSSGGYWFGVDDDAAPDFGTWLYEGCEATGLFAPSRRRKLERSLEQATAYDE
- a CDS encoding ferredoxin, with the protein product MPRYEVTIEKDACDGIFACLTRDPRFVEGGDGLATIDPNADPVYDCEGEVADTAERVVATFDDDRIDEAQQAAAACPTDAIVVEEVGE
- the cobJ gene encoding precorrin-3B C(17)-methyltransferase gives rise to the protein MSTDTNADADDESTSKCGASSTDTEAETSSSESKCGASSNETDDSSSSKCGASSSSDSSSSSSCGASGSDDSGSNEKEVGATIEDFDAEPGQLIAVGLGPGHPEGMTERAKTALLEADHIVGYTTYIELIPDEITEEADEIYDTPMCGEVSRTEESIDRALAGNDVAIVGSGDPNVYALAGLALEILESKGATASMVDFDVVPGVPAAQSCAARLGAPLVNDTVSVSLSDHLVPMPEIESRLHSVASENFTITIYNPWSRKRRENFQKACEILLTHRDPDTPVGIVHGAGREDEQVMITELAELEDLGESEIIDMTTTIVVGTEDTYVWDDRMVTPRGYETKYDY
- a CDS encoding precorrin-3B C(17)-methyltransferase translates to MSVEDAATSGDGTPDDHGTLYVVGIGPGLPDHMTKRAKEVIESSEVVIASSLYQEFLRDDGTIPAEERTDEDGIATREDGFEQEIVRSTMGRQIELARAAFDYVREGKDVAHVSGGDPSVYGKSDLVFTMAKEEDATDVPIEIVPGMTAALGGAANVGAPLCNDFCTISLSDKWRGWDEIEEKLRAAAISDFVIVLYNCWRNYEKAVEIVREERTDDARVAIVNDAGRADAGRNGESQFITTLGEAADHDDKVSGMGTSLIIGNHETETWRNDDRTYLVTPRGGRDVDDF
- the cbiG gene encoding cobalt-precorrin 5A hydrolase, yielding MSTDNADNANDDGGSDSGGGHCSTADSDGEVAEEIAIISFGRKMDTAEEIKSEIGDRYETIDIIEYHGDVFEEHWGEYDCFIGLMASGIAMRKTAHLLDDKWDDPAICVVDEELTWAIPITGGHHGANQVAQDLATMGAVPAMTTASEAAGKQGVESRAKAMDTHVVNGDSTVKTNLAVLDDNLGPVERLEGPKAVLVGDDVTVLKRNKDEGVVLGTGSVSGADKEAFLEAWEEALERTDYELEDVEFVGTATRKEDEEGLLEAAQELDLGVVAFDKETLLEHEGPTPSKSKELIGWPGVSEASAIAGGAEQELVLEKISYENEVTVAIGR
- a CDS encoding cobalt-precorrin-4/precorrin-4 C(11)-methyltransferase produces the protein MTEDTPNDPQDAIDSQGERRREELDDRIFEHSAGDEQEGIPFVGAGPGNPRLLTVAGKELLEDADLVVHAGSLVNSELLDEYCGHAELVNSVGKDLEELIPLMRDAYENGDNVVRLHSGDPAIYGAALEQMDALEHEGVPTYFVPGVTSAFAASATLRTQLTLNEVSNHVAFTRPQGKTLTPEEDHISDFVEMGDVTTCIYLGTHAVRDTMDRLLEGDHDPETPVAVIYHASWPDEDVIVGDIGSIADKVEEAGYRASALVVIGDAVTGAGYERSFLYGDWANRGPDSSDANESETQAGDD
- a CDS encoding cobalt-factor II C(20)-methyltransferase, whose product is MTLYGVGLGPGEADLVTVRGKEILENADVVYSPGRLSRTVALKHVDESKIGDLDFPMTRDEEKLRAAWKEAAAEIAPNARDGDVAFVTLGDPNVYSTFGHLRRTIDAFHTEVELEIVPGVSAVTAFATAMGVEIEAGAGLSLREAASGASPTGPDRMILFKVTDAPATHEGLVEAGYDVTYGRRLFMEQGETIVTDDPEEIDERDYYTLAYAEKESLEVEQATAAFLEEDDADDATANDGNSSGEPVADGGEVVALEHAEGCEGGDCGGHR